From Desulfobacterales bacterium, one genomic window encodes:
- a CDS encoding GTPase domain-containing protein, with translation MALINPKKKEVQVKIVYYGPGRGGKTSNLEYINKKFKKQIKGEMTTVKTYGDRTLFFDFLPVDIGQIKGYDIKVQFYTVPGQVKYNATRRLVLRGVDGIAFIADSMALRRKMNLLSLKNLQENLASFNKNIFKIPLVLQYNKRDLEKEGVSLLPIETMERDMNRQLKVPSFPASAITGEGVAATMKKIIALTVASLQKKLEVE, from the coding sequence TTGGCGCTAATAAATCCGAAAAAAAAGGAAGTACAGGTAAAAATAGTTTATTATGGACCAGGAAGAGGGGGCAAAACCTCGAATTTAGAATATATTAACAAGAAATTCAAAAAACAAATAAAAGGTGAAATGACTACCGTAAAGACTTATGGTGATAGAACCTTATTTTTTGATTTTCTTCCTGTTGATATTGGACAAATTAAAGGCTATGATATTAAGGTCCAATTTTATACTGTACCTGGTCAAGTTAAATATAATGCTACAAGAAGATTAGTTTTGCGAGGAGTAGATGGAATTGCTTTTATTGCTGATTCTATGGCTCTTAGAAGAAAAATGAATCTTTTATCCCTTAAAAATCTTCAAGAAAATTTAGCTTCATTTAATAAAAATATTTTTAAAATTCCATTAGTTTTACAATATAACAAAAGAGATTTGGAAAAAGAAGGGGTATCCCTTTTACCGATTGAGACTATGGAAAGAGATATGAACAGACAGTTAAAAGTTCCTTCTTTCCCAGCGAGTGCAATAACCGGTGAAGGAGTAGCAGCCACTATGAAAAAAATTATTGCTTTGACTGTTGCATCTTTACAAAAGAAGTTAGAAGTAGAGTAG
- a CDS encoding roadblock/LC7 domain-containing protein, translating to MDFTFDFDKQQIEAIEKILGEELIDLGVQSVILIDLAGNVIVDLDDGNAKHDIYSLAALAAGNFGAVSAMANIIGEQEFSLLFHKGEKVSIHFNKVMQDLLLITIFGKDVSLGFLRLKVAEATRKIKELF from the coding sequence ATGGATTTCACTTTTGATTTTGATAAACAACAAATTGAAGCGATAGAGAAAATTTTGGGAGAAGAATTAATTGATTTAGGGGTTCAAAGTGTAATATTAATTGATTTAGCGGGAAATGTGATTGTTGATCTTGATGATGGAAATGCAAAACATGATATTTATTCTTTAGCCGCTCTTGCAGCTGGAAATTTTGGAGCGGTTAGTGCAATGGCAAATATTATAGGTGAACAAGAGTTCTCTTTGTTGTTCCATAAAGGTGAAAAAGTAAGTATCCATTTTAATAAAGTGATGCAAGACTTATTGCTCATAACTATTTTTGGAAAAGATGTTTCTCTTGGTTTTTTGCGCTTAAAAGTAGCTGAAGCTACAAGAAAAATTAAAGAATTGTTTTGA
- the ettA gene encoding energy-dependent translational throttle protein EttA, translated as MATEGNKIIYTMIKVSKYYDKKPILKDISLSYFYGAKIGVIGLNGSGKSSLLRILSSIDKDFNGQTILSQGYTIGFLEQEPKVDKNKTVKEVVEEGVQNIVNLMNEYNLISDQLGNPMSDNEMNALIDKQTELQEQLDLIDAWDIDSRLEMAMDALGCPPADTPMSVLSGGEVRRVALCRLLLQKPDILLLDEPTNHLDAETVAWLEQHLQRYQGTIIAVTHDRYFLDNVAGWILELDRGYGIPWEGNYSSWLEQKRTRLKNEEKTETARQKTLERELEWIRMSPKGRHAKSKARISSYENLLKQESEKREKELEIYIPPGPRLGKTVVEANNITKAFGDSILMENFSFSIPPGAIVGIIGPNGAGKTTLFKMITSQISPDSGIISIGDTVKMGYVDQERDSLNPEKNIWEMISDGNEQIQLGKRLVNSRAYVARFNFSGTDQQKKVGMLSGGERNRVHLSRVLKSEANLLLLDEPTNDLDVNTLRALEEALENFGGCAIVISHDRWFLDRIATHILAFEGNSKIFWFEGNYSEYEKNRNSRLGANANQPHRIKYKHLTRK; from the coding sequence ATAATATACACTATGATAAAAGTTAGCAAATATTATGATAAAAAGCCTATCTTAAAGGACATTTCACTATCCTATTTTTATGGTGCAAAAATAGGAGTAATTGGGCTTAATGGTTCAGGAAAAAGCTCTCTGTTAAGAATATTATCGAGTATAGATAAAGACTTTAATGGTCAAACTATTCTATCACAGGGTTATACAATTGGCTTTCTCGAACAAGAACCTAAAGTAGATAAAAATAAAACGGTAAAGGAAGTTGTTGAGGAAGGTGTTCAAAACATTGTAAACTTGATGAATGAATATAATTTAATAAGTGATCAGCTAGGTAATCCCATGAGTGATAATGAAATGAATGCTCTGATTGATAAACAAACCGAATTACAGGAACAGCTCGATCTTATTGACGCATGGGATATTGATTCAAGGCTTGAAATGGCTATGGATGCACTCGGGTGTCCTCCTGCCGATACTCCAATGTCTGTATTATCTGGAGGAGAAGTGAGGAGAGTGGCTTTATGCAGATTATTACTTCAAAAACCAGATATCTTGCTTCTTGACGAACCTACTAACCACCTTGATGCTGAAACAGTTGCTTGGCTTGAACAACACCTTCAAAGATATCAAGGAACTATAATCGCCGTAACCCATGATAGATATTTTTTGGATAATGTAGCAGGATGGATTTTAGAACTTGATAGAGGTTATGGAATCCCATGGGAAGGCAATTATTCTTCATGGCTTGAACAAAAACGAACAAGATTGAAAAATGAAGAAAAAACTGAAACAGCCAGGCAAAAGACATTGGAGCGGGAGCTTGAATGGATAAGAATGAGTCCAAAAGGAAGACATGCAAAATCAAAAGCTCGAATTAGCTCTTATGAAAATCTTTTAAAACAGGAATCGGAAAAGAGAGAAAAAGAACTGGAAATATATATCCCACCAGGACCAAGACTTGGAAAAACCGTTGTAGAGGCAAATAATATCACTAAAGCATTTGGTGATAGTATACTTATGGAAAATTTTTCTTTTTCAATACCTCCCGGCGCTATAGTTGGAATAATAGGGCCTAATGGAGCTGGTAAAACAACTTTATTTAAAATGATTACAAGTCAGATATCTCCTGATTCAGGAATAATTTCAATAGGTGATACAGTTAAAATGGGATATGTTGACCAAGAAAGGGACAGTCTTAACCCTGAAAAAAATATATGGGAAATGATATCTGATGGAAACGAACAAATTCAGCTTGGAAAAAGGCTTGTTAACTCAAGAGCTTATGTGGCTCGATTTAATTTTTCGGGAACTGACCAACAAAAAAAAGTTGGCATGCTTTCAGGTGGTGAAAGAAATAGAGTGCATCTCTCAAGAGTTCTTAAATCTGAAGCAAATCTTTTATTATTAGATGAGCCAACTAATGACCTTGATGTAAACACTCTTAGAGCTCTTGAAGAAGCCCTTGAAAATTTTGGAGGGTGTGCAATAGTAATAAGTCATGATAGATGGTTTCTTGATAGAATAGCTACTCATATACTTGCTTTTGAAGGAAATAGTAAAATTTTTTGGTTTGAAGGCAATTACTCAGAATATGAAAAAAATAGAAATTCCCGTTTAGGAGCGAATGCGAATCAGCCCCATCGAATTAAATATAAACATCTTACAAGAAAATAA
- a CDS encoding ABC transporter substrate-binding protein, translated as MGNFRFLLTIFLFFLSTAVSLISGLSLAEDSDGISPKEILIGQSCALEGSARALGTQMKNGALIYFNYINSSGGIKGRNIKLISYDDGYEPELCKQNTLKLVEEDKVFLLFGYVGTPTSKNVLPIIEDKKIPFFAPFTGAEFLRNPLQSQVFNIRASYFQETEKMVEGLVNDLDFKKIAVFYQNDSYGQSGLEGVRSALAKRELTISSKSTYERNTLNVENAVNTIYSSRPEAVIMIGAYQPCAKFISMMRDSGSQAIFLNVSFVGGDSLGKILINKGVGVIISQVVPFPFYKKVPVINEYNKLKNEYMPNTEPNFVETEGFIAAKTLCKILSETTEPLTRKKFIETAEKQRDIDLGSFYVSFTPNSHNGSSLVYFTQIGPGGFLTPIKNFTQLYEYRK; from the coding sequence ATGGGAAATTTTAGATTTTTGCTAACTATTTTTTTATTTTTTTTATCTACAGCAGTTTCATTAATTTCTGGATTATCTTTGGCTGAAGATTCCGATGGTATTTCACCTAAGGAAATATTGATAGGTCAATCTTGCGCTTTAGAAGGTTCAGCCAGGGCTTTAGGCACTCAAATGAAAAATGGCGCACTTATTTATTTTAATTATATTAACTCATCTGGAGGAATAAAAGGAAGAAATATTAAGCTTATCTCCTATGATGATGGATATGAACCAGAACTATGTAAACAAAATACTTTAAAACTTGTTGAAGAGGATAAAGTATTCCTTTTGTTTGGATACGTTGGAACTCCTACTTCAAAAAATGTTTTGCCAATCATAGAAGACAAAAAAATACCTTTTTTCGCACCATTTACTGGAGCTGAATTTTTAAGAAATCCCTTGCAAAGTCAAGTTTTTAATATCAGAGCCAGTTATTTCCAGGAAACAGAAAAAATGGTTGAAGGATTAGTGAATGATTTAGACTTCAAAAAGATCGCTGTTTTCTACCAAAATGATTCATATGGACAATCTGGGCTTGAAGGGGTAAGAAGTGCTTTAGCTAAAAGGGAGCTTACTATTTCAAGCAAATCTACTTATGAACGAAATACATTAAACGTTGAAAATGCCGTAAACACAATCTATAGCTCAAGACCAGAAGCGGTAATAATGATAGGCGCATATCAGCCTTGTGCTAAATTTATTAGCATGATGAGGGATTCAGGCAGTCAGGCTATTTTTTTAAATGTTTCATTTGTAGGTGGAGATAGCTTAGGCAAGATACTTATTAACAAAGGAGTTGGCGTAATTATATCCCAAGTAGTTCCGTTTCCTTTTTATAAAAAAGTCCCAGTTATAAATGAATACAATAAATTGAAGAATGAATATATGCCTAATACAGAGCCTAATTTTGTTGAAACTGAAGGGTTTATAGCAGCAAAGACTCTTTGCAAAATATTATCAGAAACTACTGAACCCCTTACAAGAAAAAAATTTATTGAAACTGCTGAAAAGCAAAGAGATATTGATTTAGGCAGTTTTTATGTTTCATTTACCCCAAATAGTCATAATGGTTCAAGTTTAGTGTATTTTACACAAATAGGGCCGGGCGGTTTTTTGACTCCAATAAAAAATTTTACTCAATTATATGAATATAGAAAATAA